The sequence TTCTTTGCAGTCTTCAAGACTTTTACCTGCTATCAAGACATCGTCTAGATAGCAACAGACATTTTTCATTCCTATTAGAACCTGATCCATCACCTGCTGAAATATAGAAGCGCTAGAAGAGGCTCCCTGTGGTAATCTGTTGTATGTATAAAGACCTTTTAATGTGTTAATGACCATAAATTTTCTAGATCTATTAGATAGGGATAGTTGAGTATAAGCTCCCTCCAAATCTAATGCGCAAAAGACTTTACATCCTGCCAGACCTGCGAATATATCCTGTGCAGTCGGCAAAGGATACGAATTAGGGATAATCAGTTTATTTATGGACACTTTACAATCTATGACTAATCtgatttcatcattttttttcattactaCCACTACAGGCGATGCCCATTGGCTTGTCTTTACTGGTGTTATAACTTTCTGTTTCTCTAATTTATCTAAATATTCCACAACCTTGTCTCTCAATCTATATGGGACCTCATACGCTTTTTTAAAAATAGGAACCTCCTCCTTTAATACTAAATCGGCCTCGAAACCTTTTATAGGTTCAGAGAAGTCTTTTAGAAACACAGACTTAAATTTTTTCTTCAGATCTATTGTGATTTCAGCCTCATCCttgttaattatattgtttatagtttcatttttttagaaaaattgcCTCCAATCATCAAAAAATACGTCCAACCAATTTCTTCCCAATAAGGGAATAAAATTATTGTCACAATCTAGAACCAATAGTTTTAACTTAGCTTTTTTATTTCCTACCCTCACAAAAACGTCTGCCTCCCCTTCTATTTTCAACCTATCCCCGTTAACCACTATTAAATGTTTAAAGCATTTCGAAAGTGTATTTGTGAAACAAGAATAATATTGAGCTTTGCTCATAATCGAAACCGAAGATCCACAATCAACTTCCATTTGGATCATATTCTGCTCTATTTCAATACTAACTATGCAAGGATTGTTTATGCTGTTAATAGAGGAAAGTTGCATGCAAACAAAATCACCTGTGTCGCGATCTTCCTCATCGCTCTCCGAATCGTCCGCTCGCATCCTgctaaatattttatttaagtTGGATACTTGACTGGGTCCTGCTTGCTCATATTCATCTACAAATTTTACCATATTACGCTGTGAATTTTTTAACCTGAAGCATTTCCGCTTGATGTGCCCTTTGACACCACAATAATCACAGGTCATTTTTGAATAGTCAGGTTTGCTTCTTTCCCTGCTATCACGCCATTCCGTAGGCTTGAAACGATCGTCTTTATAATAGggaaatttgtttttatagTTGTATCCTAACCTGCTTTTTACATTACTTCTCGGGGATTCATATCTTCGCTCAACAGAAGGATTTTGTTTCATAGCCAATTCATATATatgttttaatttgttcaattgCGAACCACTTCTAAATGCCGTATTGTGAGATGCAATTCGTTCTTCCCCGACAGGTGCGTTTACCACAAAATTCTTGGCGTTTGTCTCCGCCATCTCCCAAGTCGTTAGAAATCTTTCGGTTGCTTCCAACGTTTGCATATTttcattaattaattttttccttaGACCGTTGTCCCGAACACCTGAGATTATACGGTCTATAATAGCAGCTTCTTTGAAGTTGCCAAAAGCGCAAAATTCAGCCTGTAACTTTAAAGCAAGCACAAAATCCTCCAAAGATTCATTTGGCTGCTGAGATCTGTTGTTAAATTTTAGTCGTTGTATAAGATCAGACTCCGTTTTATCAAAACGCGCCTTTAATTTCGTAATTATTTCAGCAAAGGTTGCATCGTTCAAATTTCCATTAGGGTACATCAGCTTTAATTCACTATATACTGCTGGCCCCGATAAAGCAATAAAATGAGCTTTTCTGTCGCCCTCCGGCACTTTGTTTACtatgaaaaaataatccaaACGTTCCGCCCATTCCGTAAAAGAACATCCTTTACGGAAAGGTTCGATCGTAATGCTCATTTGTGCCATTCAAACTTTCAAAATATAtagattttaaattcaaaaaaatatatacgtagaataattatattattttttccgagatacacaataaaattaatgaaataaCTTCCAATATAACCGAAATAAgtaaatatttatatatatgcggaaaaaatataaaaatcaatgaataataaatttaaaatcgaaattgcactgaaaaattattttcactgtcactgtaatatttataaaaaaaaagaattggttTAGCTTACCCCAATATCCCCTCTGTTATCAATTCTTAGCCACTAAGCTGTGTAAGTCCATGTATTAGATTCCTTTCCAACAATCGTCGGTCCGTCCACCCTTTGgcagcttttttttttcatatatttatcTCCAATcacgagatcacaaaattaacaacctaaaaaaaatagagaattgttactattgttGCAAAGACAATCGTTTCTTTATTATGATGAACAATAGACCCAAAAACAAAAGACTGACGCCACCAATCAAAATGGCGTTAAAGTGAAGCTTTTCTAATAAAAATCTGCCACACTCacttattttataataaaatctaCTCCTTAAATTCACTaggccgttttttttcttcctacTTACTGTTCACTTATGTGTAACCGGTACGTAAAATAATCTTTCGAACtaaggaaaaaaagaaaaaaacttaaCTCGAGGCCCAATTAGTTtcatcaagatttttttttttgttaatataAAATTGATTATGTGAATTATGCACTCATTCGTTTTTATTCTCGTCGCCACTTTTATGTTTTAGttaatcttttttttatttctttctttccagACTCACCAACGAGGAGCGAAGCCAAGGCAGATATCCCAGTCAAGCAGCAGATTTTCGGATCAGACACTAAGTACAACTTTAACGTTTTAGGTTTGAAACTGAAGTGAAGTCCAGCTTCCTATTTACGTTTATTCTTCTCTGTTTCTTCTCTCTTCTTTATATCGAAAGTGCTCTAAAATGCACTGAGTAAAATAACACTTTCAGTTATACATAACACGGAGAAGCTTTGAtcatatgctgacagggaaggagtCCTCTTGAATGGATGTCGGAGAGTCTGTACTCTATATGTGCTGTGTCTCGTTTGATTGAGTTATGTAAAGGAAGCATTTCGCTTACTGCATataagtttttttgtttttttcatcttttcattttcttcgcgTTTTGCCTTTGgcttatcagtgcattagcagttctaTCTGAACTACCATTGTCAATAGCgccccttacacgatcattaaaagtttcattactaaaaagtaatgacacttttaatggtcgtgtaaggtctacgagttcagtaatgacacgagtaatgatggaattccggattttccatcattaccaacattacttcatcttcttcttattttgtgtggaagtgctgaatatcgtcagttgtattagatgagaaaatttgacaaccatgaagtaaacattctctttagaactatacgcgaaaaaaaattctgcaaatggcaaagtgtagatttaaattattaatgtttcattaaccttaacgttgcaaatgcaaatcaaatttattttcagctaaacgaagatCAAGAATATTGCTAATATTCTTTAATTGCTGAGAGAAAGATTTCTGGTTACAAGCCCCGTGCTGGGGTAGttaaaaatactcatcattaataatgaacgtgtaatgctaaaaagtaatgatgtacagtaatgcagtaatgacgagcgtttgaacagaagtgtcattacttagtaatgacacttttaatgatcgtgaatCAATTTAAGCCGCTATGTGCTCTTgcttaaatattttattaagtGGAGAGTTGCCCTtactccgaaaattttcattacagtaGTAAAATGGACATCTCTGCTCGGACGTACGATATTACATTGAAGGCATGGCGAGTGTAAATAttccaatagcggcccttataCGAGAATTATTTTTGCCATTTCCAATGATGgctaagtaatgatatttcaaatttgcataaGCGGACcttacaccaaatacaaattataatacggaatacttcgacaaattttcaaggacaaattttgcatcgtgcggtacactgtcatgatacactgtcagagtgacaatgtactttaacgagttttctataaaactagcaacactgaagggtaagaacaagttcaccataggtgctgtttattatagtgaaaaataaataaacaaacagtttttatctgataatcaagatcacaagcgaaatgtaagttaaacaacaATCTAGAATagttacacacttaaattttttagctgagtctcggcaaaaaaaatgccgagattcgcacagccgagtaatcagcaatcatctcgcaaaaataaaattactgagcgtctcggcaccctcaaatttgacaaacgtcaaatattgccgatatcgtcagcataagatttactgtttgctcagtgaaacgttcactgaatattcggcaatccaataaaacgaaaaaatgaaaaaataaattaccgaatcatcagtaattagaaatcaagtcaattaattttgtttgtaatttctcaacattataaacacgccattcagtaacaaaaattcattttattaacacttaaaggaggcttacaaatttgttgccagtactGCTTAAAacctctacctgaaaacatgtagcataaaaaaagcggcgtttccagatgcgaccaccttgagtcgagctggaaatatgaaaataaaaatatatattgatttttggcttacaaaaatgttcaatatttaatgaggcatatacggtattgttcaaaaaataaacttactttgatctattgaattattccatgcattgggttattttttcgcatatcccccaaagttttgtctcgaggacgctttgagccccgtgttgggtgtttttcccttataatcgcgagtgctctgataaagtcgctttttataaagcgaaacatgtcactatattttttcaatatttttacttgcaagtggttccacgcttcttcgaagattatccattttttcactcgagaatttcattagaaaataatcgcacaatgcgaagcgaaaatgtaacgcagcaataaatgacagctgtcgtgctgaatctcggcaacagctagcgcatattccgaaatctcggcaaacgtctctgctgatgtcggcatatctgttgtttactgataaatccagcaagcaattatgccaaatttcggcaaagtgaagcattttaccgaaatatcagtgaatgaatttaacgaagttcagaaacatgcgtattaattactgagcaatcagcaaatttacgtgttgctgatcagtttcggcattttattatgccgaactcaagaaatggttttaagtgtgtaagccaccatgaatatactactagctgtattgatatttgtagattcgtgggtgtttgtgttcatttttcatcttttgtgctagtgccggtgatatttagactgattgttgcagtttaatacagcaatgataaacataaacaaacaagtttgttttgcaccgtagcaactagcataaagcgttgccagaaacgatctccttccacattttcaaactatcgcaataaaagggagtaatttgctaggcttacttgttcaggctgtgaaccaaacattggcggttcgtttgtatgggacttaggggtattattatttgtatttgcttacacgatcattaaaagtgtcattactaaaaaaaatatcattttaatgaacgtgtttggtgcagtaatgacgagttttctatgcaaatttgaaatatcattgcttagtcatcattaaaaatgacaaaaaaaattcttatgtaaagcggcccttacacgagaattatttatGTCATCTTTAATGGTAACTAAAGTAATGAATTTGTATGGAGAATTtatccgacgacacgaccagacactccgaagaaaaatcggaataaaaagtgttcgtgagcgatttaccaacagttaccataaatatagcgaccccttgaaaatgacaaaaactaactattcgagcaacactgtttaggttgctatggactagttaccaaggagcaccagaataaataaacaaacggtTTTAAATAGTTAtggaataattccacatttCATTATTAAAAAATTGCTGATGACGTGTCTGGATCGATAGCTTCCGTTCGAAAAGTTGTTTCTACACTAGAACAACATACGACACAGATCCGCGACGTCGTTTGTCAAAAGTTTGATGATGCAATCAAAAAAGATAATTTGGCATCGGTAGAACGATTCTTCAAAATTGTTTCTTTACTTGGAATGCACGATCAAGGAAAACATCTGGTGGAGGATCGGTTGATAAACTGAATGCGAAAGACATTGATGCCCTCATTGGTGgaataacaataattcattcGAGGGCTTAATTATAATATATAAAATTGGTCAAACGCCGATTCTTGGTGAGTGGTTTATCttcgtataaatggatttctaatcgctttgtgttttttagtttgatttcgaaaaaaagttctctggaaccaaattttttaaatgaGTTGATTGAAAAGTCCCGATTGAATACGCAAATGCAGGAAATTCTTGGGATATATTTACTTTTTGAGCGTTATTTCATGGAAGAAATCATCCTGAAAGCGATAATTTTGGACAGCATTGAAACGGGGCAGCAATGCTCCAGCATGTTGGATgatgtatttttcattattcggaAGTGCATTCGACGTTCGAATGGAACGCAATCTAGTTGATTGGAACAAGACTTcataaatgctttgaaatcaCCTCTGAAATCTGGTTACCGGTTACATAGATCTAgcccaatcggcacttcaaagtTCAATCCAGCAAGGGCAATTACAAACTAGTGACTTTGAACTAGTGATGTAATTCTGGGAACGTTATGAAAGTGATAAATGCTTTGTTAGATGAATATATTCCCTCTGAAGataacacacgagaagttttttattgtcttaaacaaccgaaatcaaatttttggtagtgaataatttgcgttgccggtacggt comes from Malaya genurostris strain Urasoe2022 chromosome 3, Malgen_1.1, whole genome shotgun sequence and encodes:
- the LOC131436780 gene encoding uncharacterized protein LOC131436780; this encodes MAQMSITIEPFRKGCSFTEWAERLDYFFIVNKVPEGDRKAHFIALSGPAVYSELKLMYPNGNLNDATFAEIITKLKARFDKTESDLIQRLKFNNRSQQPNESLEDFVLALKLQAEFCAFGNFKEAAIIDRIISGVRDNGLRKKLINENMQTLEATERFLTTWEMAETNAKNFVVNAPVGEERIASHNTAFRSGSQLNKLKHIYELAMKQNPSVERRYESPRSNVKSRLGYNYKNKFPYYKDDRFKPTEWRDSRERSKPDYSKMTCDYCGVKGHIKRKCFRLKNSQRNMVKFVDEYEQAGPSQVSNLNKIFSRMRADDSESDEEDRDTGCNWKRNNNGSPNAAKSSRQK